The genome window GGGCTCTTCCGCCAGTTCCAGCGCTTCGCGAGCGGGGGCGCCGGCGACATCAGCGTCAAGCTCTCCCACACGCCCGAGCTGGGCCGCGTCGCGTACGTCAACTTCCGGCACCCGGGGGACGCCCGTGATGCCCGCAGGCACGCCCGGGCCCGGCAGCTGCTTCTCTACGACCGTCCCCTCAAAGTGGAGCCTGTGTACTTGCGTGGGGGTCGCAGGAGCCGCACACCCCCGCCTgtgccctccccagagcctcTGGGCTACCTGCCACCCATCCACAGCACCTACCAGTATAAACAGAGGTCACTGTCGCCTGTTGCCAGCCCATTGCTGAGGGAGCCACGGCCCCGGCATGCTCATGCGGCCGCTGCAGCCTTCGCCTTGGAggctgctgcccttgggctctcCCGGGAGCGGGAGAGGGCACTGGATTATTACGGGTTGTATGATGAGCGTGGCCGACCCTATGGCTACCCCATAGTGGCTGAGGAAGATCTGATGCCAGAGGATGACCAGAGAGCCACTCGAAATCTGTTCATTGGGAATTTGGATCATAATGTCTCAGAGGTGGAGCTCAGACGTGCTTTTGAGAAGTACGGCATCATTGAGGAGGTGGTGATCAAGCGCCCTGCTCGAGGCCAAGGTGGGGCCTATGCATTTCTCAAGTTCCAGAACTTGGATATGGCCCACCGGGCCAAGGTCGCCATGTCTGGCCGGGTTGTTGGCAGGAACCCCATCAAAATTGGCTATGGAAAAGCCAATCCTACTACACGACTCTGGGTGGGTGGCCTTGGACCAAGCACATCCTTGGCTGCCCTTGCTAGAGAGTTTGATCGCTTTGGTAGCATCAGGACTATTGATTATGTGAAGGGGGATAGCTTTGCCTATATTCAGTACGAGAGCCTGGATGCTGCCCAGGCTGCTTGTGCGCAGATGAGGGGCTTCCCCTTGGGTGGACCGGATAGGAGACTTAGAGTGGATTTTGCCAAAGCTGAAGAGACAAGATACCCCCAGCAGTACCAGCCTGCACCACTCCCAGTGCACTACGAGCTGTTACCTGATGGATATAGCAGGCACAGAAGCCTAGAGCAAGACTTAAGGGTGAGAGATAGGACTCCTCCACATCTCCTGTACTCAGATAGAGACAGGAGCTTTGCAGAGGCAGATTGGGCTAGTCCTGCCAAAAATGCTGAGCGAAGAAATAACTTGGAGAGCTACGGCCGATCTGTGCGTAGCCGAAGCGGAGAACGTTGGGGTAGTGACAGTGACCGCAGTGTGCCCAAGCCTTGGGAAGAAAGGCGGAAACGCCGGAGTCTTTCCAGTGACCGTGGCAGGATTACTCATTCGCCTTATGAGGACAGAGGCAGGACAAAGGCCAGTGGGCCAGCTTTAGATCGCAGCCCAGACAGGGTTCGCAAAGAGAACAACACTACAGAGTCTGGAACAGAGAGGGATCAGAGTAACTCCCTTCAGAACAACCGGCACGTATCTGAGGAGAAACCACATCGTGAAACTTCTGATCTTCCTCAACCTAAAAAAAGGGACAGCGAACGCAATCATCGGACTGGTGAATCGGAATCAAAAACTCACGAGGAGCCAAAATCTGAGACCAAAAAAGTAAAGAACTTGTCAGAATATGCTCAGACACTGCAACTTGCTTGGAATGGGCTTCTTGTGCTAAAAAATAGCTGCTTCCCCACGTCTATGCACATCCTGGAGGGAGACCTAGGTGTAATCAGTGGGCTCTTAAAAGACCATTCATCTGGTGGGAAGTTAACACAGCTCAAGATTGCTCAAAGACTTCGGCTTGACCAGCCCAAGCTGGATGAAGTAACTCGCCGTATTAAACAAGGCAGTCCTAATGGTTATGCTGTGCTACTGGCTACCCAAGCCACCCAAGGAGGGGTAGGGGCTGAAGGGACCTTTCCTGTTGAGCCTGGCTTGCAGCGAAGGCTTCTCAGGAATCTGGTCTCTTACTTGAAACAGAAGCAGGCTGCTGGGGTGATCAGCCTGCCTGTGGGAGGGGCAAAGAGCAGAGACAGCACAGGCATGCTTTATGCTTTCCCTCCCTGTGAATTCTCTCAGCAGTACCTTCAGTCAGCACTAAGGACATTGGGAAAGTTAGAAGAGGAACATATGGTGATAGTTATAGTCAAAGACACTGCCTAGCCCCCACTGTCCCTTCAGATTCcatgttttctttgtgtgtgtcacAGCCCCATTGTTTTTAAGACCAATCATTTTTGCAAAGGCCCAGTAAACCTTAAACAAAATTGTGAGATTTTTAGTTTCTAATTAATTTTAATACCATTTGAATAGatctcattttatttgtttttaatatgtgACACTGTCCACTGtgttctgtatttttattttttaactgtaTGGAAAGTTGTCAGTAAAGCCTTGTTCACTGATGGATTTTTAATCTTGTGCAGTGTCTTGGTTTTTATGGCTCAGTGAGGGGCTGGTTCCCTCACCCAAGAGGTAAAAGATGATTACTCCCTCCTTTTCGCGTGTCTAAGAGCTGTACATCCCCGTCCTCTCTCCAGGTGCTCTGGAAGGTAGGGGGAAGGCTTCTTAATGATGTATGAGAGAAATGTAAATGTCAATATTCTTGATCTGTTTGCTTTGtatattttaatttgaattttgACTTTTCTGCTAAATCTCCAGTATATGATAGATGTTTCCCGGGTAGATATTTCCAAAGAAGTGAACCCTGATGAAACATAGAAATTAACTTTTATTAACAGCCATTTAACACTTGAGACAGAAGCTGCTAGAAAACATTCATTTTCTTACCCATTCAGTCACAGAGACTCAGAGCACCAAGAAGCAACAAAATATGGAAAGGCAAGGCTTGACATTCCTGATAatttgaaagggggggggggaaatgaggcaGGACTAACCCTCCACACCTTTCCTTGCTGGAGACAGAACCCCTGGGGTCTCTCTCATAAACAAAGGGTGCAAGCTTAATTTCTTTGCATAGGGCAGAGCTTGACTCATTGCACTCCTTTATTAAAAATTAACTGCCAAAGTTAAATTGTTTGCAGGAGTCTAAAGGAGGAAAATACCTTTGATGGTTTAAAAACAATTATGTACTGTTAGAATTAATTTTCCTAAGATCCTGAGAAGTCTTATCATGGTAAGAGCATAAACAAAGAATGGAATCTGTGAGGTGGTTGTCAGATTAAGAAGCTAGGACGTTTGCCTCTGATGTCAGTATCTTAAGGCTGGGGGTTAGCCATTCCAAGAGTGCAAGTCTGATAGTCTTTAACCACAGTCTAGAGACAAGTTTCTAGGATTTACAAAAATTTAGCAGTTTGCCTTTGAGTTTCCAGACTTTTTTTCTATTGTAAATCACTGTGAGAGGCCCCAGAATCTTGCACAGCCAGACATGCAAAGTTGCCAAAGGTCCGTCTAAATCTGTGCTGTCAGATAATAATACTGGTATGACTGGTAACGGAAGCTATGTAATTGGAAAGGTTCGTTCACTCTAATAAAGCCCATGTAGCCTGCAGAGATTCAGACCAGGGACAGCACTGGTGGTGCATGTTTGGTTGCTTGATTCCGAAGGATAAACAATT of Pelodiscus sinensis isolate JC-2024 chromosome 11, ASM4963464v1, whole genome shotgun sequence contains these proteins:
- the RBM15B gene encoding putative RNA-binding protein 15B is translated as MKRGSERDPSPGGAGGGRAAAKRPRERERESSSRRGPHRSSGASRSSRDKLPPGGASSSRSHRGDERAGGGDSNHRAAGGASASSARSSQAAPPAAASSSSRALGAAKAKALPGAVVAPSLLLAGPPPGAAPSLLLAPLGGSPGLVVEPPGSCEYKTLLVSGLSTALPDQLLEDGLFRQFQRFASGGAGDISVKLSHTPELGRVAYVNFRHPGDARDARRHARARQLLLYDRPLKVEPVYLRGGRRSRTPPPVPSPEPLGYLPPIHSTYQYKQRSLSPVASPLLREPRPRHAHAAAAAFALEAAALGLSRERERALDYYGLYDERGRPYGYPIVAEEDLMPEDDQRATRNLFIGNLDHNVSEVELRRAFEKYGIIEEVVIKRPARGQGGAYAFLKFQNLDMAHRAKVAMSGRVVGRNPIKIGYGKANPTTRLWVGGLGPSTSLAALAREFDRFGSIRTIDYVKGDSFAYIQYESLDAAQAACAQMRGFPLGGPDRRLRVDFAKAEETRYPQQYQPAPLPVHYELLPDGYSRHRSLEQDLRVRDRTPPHLLYSDRDRSFAEADWASPAKNAERRNNLESYGRSVRSRSGERWGSDSDRSVPKPWEERRKRRSLSSDRGRITHSPYEDRGRTKASGPALDRSPDRVRKENNTTESGTERDQSNSLQNNRHVSEEKPHRETSDLPQPKKRDSERNHRTGESESKTHEEPKSETKKVKNLSEYAQTLQLAWNGLLVLKNSCFPTSMHILEGDLGVISGLLKDHSSGGKLTQLKIAQRLRLDQPKLDEVTRRIKQGSPNGYAVLLATQATQGGVGAEGTFPVEPGLQRRLLRNLVSYLKQKQAAGVISLPVGGAKSRDSTGMLYAFPPCEFSQQYLQSALRTLGKLEEEHMVIVIVKDTA